In one window of Flavobacterium ginsengisoli DNA:
- a CDS encoding FtsL-like putative cell division protein has translation MKSGVFSILKARFLIHEDAVKNWRFIVFIILLAILMIANTQRYEQKVFEIAKLNNEVKELRSEFVDRRSELMKLKMESTISDKMLEKQIFPSTVPPVKIEVKKEEEKSFFKRIWQ, from the coding sequence ATGAAAAGTGGTGTATTTAGCATATTAAAAGCAAGATTCCTGATTCATGAAGATGCAGTAAAAAATTGGCGGTTTATTGTCTTTATAATTCTGCTAGCCATTTTGATGATTGCCAATACACAGCGATATGAACAGAAAGTTTTTGAAATCGCGAAATTAAATAATGAAGTAAAAGAGCTGAGATCTGAATTCGTCGATCGACGTTCAGAATTGATGAAGTTAAAAATGGAGTCAACTATTTCGGATAAAATGTTAGAAAAACAAATTTTTCCGTCGACAGTTCCTCCAGTTAAAATAGAAGTTAAAAAAGAAGAAGAAAAAAGTTTCTTTAAAAGAATATGGCAGTAG
- a CDS encoding division/cell wall cluster transcriptional repressor MraZ has product MNTIVGTYECKVDAKGRLMMPAPLKKQLTASLQDGFVLKRSVFQPCLELYPMVEWDAMMKKINKLNRFVKKNNDFIRRFTAGVKVVEVDALGRLLVPKDLVTFASISKDVVFSSAVNIVEIWDKDLYEKSISGEDMDFADLAEEVMGNINDDDNGIS; this is encoded by the coding sequence TTGAACACAATTGTTGGAACATATGAATGTAAAGTCGATGCTAAAGGAAGGCTAATGATGCCTGCACCTTTAAAAAAGCAGTTGACGGCTTCTCTTCAAGACGGATTTGTCTTGAAGCGTTCTGTTTTTCAGCCGTGTTTAGAGCTGTATCCTATGGTAGAATGGGATGCGATGATGAAAAAAATCAACAAGCTTAATCGCTTTGTAAAAAAGAACAACGATTTCATTAGAAGGTTTACTGCTGGTGTTAAAGTAGTTGAGGTTGATGCATTAGGAAGATTGCTTGTTCCAAAAGATTTGGTAACGTTTGCAAGTATTTCTAAAGATGTGGTTTTTTCATCTGCGGTTAATATTGTTGAGATTTGGGATAAAGATTTATACGAGAAATCAATTAGCGGCGAAGATATGGATTTTGCAGATTTAGCCGAAGAAGTAATGGGAAATATTAATGACGACGACAATGGAATATCATAA
- a CDS encoding alpha/beta fold hydrolase, translated as MDKHYKKEGKYSYFEAGEGTPIVILHGLMGGLSNFDGVAQYFPTKGYKVVIPDLPIYTQSILKTNVKSFAKYVKDFITFKGFDKVILLGNSLGGHIALYHTKLYPEKVAGLVITGSSGLYESAMGDSYPRRGDYEYIKTKAEAVFYDPKIATPDLIDEVYATANDRIKLIKTLTIAKSAIRHNMAKDLPKMDVETCIIWGRNDSVTPPNVAEEFDKLLPNSTLYWIDKCGHAAMMEHPQEFNEILEKWLTEKNL; from the coding sequence ATGGACAAACACTATAAAAAAGAAGGCAAATACAGCTATTTTGAAGCTGGAGAAGGAACTCCGATCGTTATTCTGCATGGTTTAATGGGAGGTCTAAGTAACTTTGATGGTGTAGCACAATATTTCCCAACAAAAGGATATAAAGTTGTTATCCCAGATTTGCCAATATACACGCAAAGTATTTTAAAAACGAACGTAAAAAGTTTCGCGAAATACGTAAAAGATTTTATCACTTTTAAAGGGTTTGACAAAGTTATTCTTTTAGGAAATTCTCTTGGAGGACATATTGCTTTGTACCACACAAAACTTTATCCTGAAAAAGTTGCCGGACTTGTAATTACCGGAAGTTCTGGACTTTACGAAAGCGCAATGGGAGATAGTTACCCAAGAAGAGGCGATTACGAATACATCAAAACAAAAGCCGAAGCTGTATTTTATGACCCAAAAATTGCAACTCCAGATTTGATTGATGAAGTGTACGCAACAGCTAACGACCGCATCAAATTAATCAAAACTTTAACTATTGCAAAGAGTGCAATTCGTCATAACATGGCGAAAGATTTGCCTAAAATGGATGTTGAAACTTGCATTATTTGGGGTAGAAACGACTCAGTAACTCCTCCAAATGTAGCAGAAGAATTTGATAAATTATTGCCCAATTCAACTTTATACTGGATTGACAAATGCGGACACGCAGCAATGATGGAACACCCTCAGGAATTTAATGAAATTCTTGAAAAATGGCTTACTGAAAAGAATTTATAG